Proteins found in one Emys orbicularis isolate rEmyOrb1 chromosome 23, rEmyOrb1.hap1, whole genome shotgun sequence genomic segment:
- the PSMB2 gene encoding proteasome subunit beta type-2, whose product MEYLIGIQGPDYILVAADTVAASSIVQMKHDHDKMFKMSEKILLLCVGEAGDTVQFAEYIQKNVQLYKMRNGYELSPTAAANFTRRNLADYLRSRTPYHVNLLLAGYDEHEGPALYYMDYLAALAKAPFAAHGYGAFLTLSILDRYYKPSITREEAMELLKKCLEELQKRFILNLPSFSVRFIDKDGIHEVDNIPFPKVSS is encoded by the exons ATGGAGTACCTGATCGGCATCCAGGGCCCCGACTACATCCTGGTGGCTGCCGACACGGTGGCGGCCTCCAGCATCGTCCAGATGAAGCACG ACCATGATAAGATGTTTAAAATGAGCGAGAAGATCTTGCtgttgtgtgtgggggaagcTGGAGACACTGTGCAGTTTGCAGAGTACATCCAGAAAAATGTTCAGCTCTATAAAATGAGAAATG GGTATGAGTTGTCTCCTACTGCAGCAGCAAACTTTACACGCAGAAACTTGGCTGACTACCTACGCAGTCGG ACCCCTTACCATGTCAATCTTCTTTTGGCCGGCTATGATGAACACGAAGGCCCTGCCCTTTATTATATGGATTACCTTGCAGCCCTGGCTAAAGCTCCCTTTGCAGCACATGGATATGGTGCATTCCTAACCCTGAGCATTCTTGACCGCTATTACAAGCCAA GTATCACACGCGAGGAGGCAATGGAGCTCCTAAAGAAATGTCTAGAGGAG CTTCAGAAACGCTTCATCCTGAACCTGCCTTCTTTCAGCGTCCGGTTCATTGACAAAGACGGCATCCACGAAGTGGACAACATACCCTTTCCGAAAGTGTCATCCTAA